One region of Primulina tabacum isolate GXHZ01 chromosome 17, ASM2559414v2, whole genome shotgun sequence genomic DNA includes:
- the LOC142531875 gene encoding structural maintenance of chromosomes protein 4-like, with translation MTKTCKELDIKGKGYKRKLDDLEVAFSKHMEQIQKDMMEPEKVQATLNDVTLGEKCDLKRAIEMVALIEAPLSDMNPNRDSISE, from the exons ATGACGAAAACCTGTAAAGAGTTGGATATTAAGGGGAAAGGATACAAAAGAAAACTTGATGATCTAGAAGTTGCTTTTTCAAAGCACATGGAACA GATTCAGAAGGATATGATGGAGCCCGAAAAGGTTCAAGCAACATTGAATGACGTTACTCTTGGTGAGAAATGTGACCTTAAGAGGGCAATTGAGATGGTGGCGCTTATTGAAGCTCCACTTAGCGACATGAATCCTAATCGTGACTCGATCTCAGAGTAG
- the LOC142531560 gene encoding uncharacterized protein LOC142531560 isoform X1, with amino-acid sequence MVFFVSSISDDQHMGMAKYVNSSDPCLKMRQINQFYKNRKNSNSPNHVAIPACEQSRSALIDVVILIAVIGAFGVLLYPCAKILVHKTIEFGEEILEVLSEEIVGAPMVFGCLGLSMLFSASALVAITLFMDRKCGKWGCRGLRNAAEFDIQLETGEHVKKANYPAKNAIKKGLFELPRDHHRELEAELKKLAPANGRAVLVFRARCGCSVGRMEVPGPKKSGKDKK; translated from the coding sequence ATGGTCTTTTTCGTCAGCTCGATTTCGGATGACCAACATATGGGCATGGCTAAATATGTGAACTCGAGCGACCCTTGTTTGAAAATGAGGCAAATTAATCAATTTTACAAGAACAGGAAGAATTCCAACTCCCCAAATCATGTTGCGATCCCCGCCTGTGAGCAATCACGCTCTGCTCTGATTGATGTCGTAATCTTGATTGCTGTGATTGGCGCTTTTGGGGTTTTACTCTATCCCTGTGCCAAGATTTTAGTGCACAAAACCATCGAATTCGGTGAAGAAATCTTGGAAGTTCTGAGTGAGGAAATTGTCGGTGCTCCTATGGTGTTTGGATGTTTAGGCCTTAGCATGTTGTTTTCAGCGTCCGCACTTGTGGCAATCACACTGTTTATGGATAGAAAGTGCGGAAAATGGGGATGTAGAGGGCTTCGCAACGCGGCTGAATTCGACATTCAGTTAGAGACAGGAGAGCATGTAAAGAAGGCAAACTATCCAGCCAAAAATGCAATAAAGAAGGGACTGTTTGAATTGCCTCGTGATCACCATAGGGAATTGGAGGCAGAGCTCAAGAAACTGGCGCCTGCAAACGGGAGGGCGGTTCTGGTTTTCCGAGCTAGGTGTGGTTGTTCTGTTGGCAGAATGGAAGTTCCGGGGCCAAAAAAATCTGGAAAGGATAAGAAGTAG
- the LOC142531441 gene encoding zinc-finger homeodomain protein 8-like: MDHPLSNSTPTNAAVLKTPEADTETPTRIQPASNPSPFSNGVLKRHAPLHVHHGGGGGGCFGSHHPVVVTYKECLKNHAASLGGHAVDGCGEFMPSPASNPAEPTSLKCAACGCHRNFHRREPDEPPLVLPNATPALEYHPHHRHHPLPPAGASNRGNSSSSPNNSPSPPPISSSYYPSAPHMLLALSHGLSVPPPDSNQPIPISINASSTPLSSSPNSRKRFRTKFTQDQKERMFGLAERIGWKMQKKDEDLISEFCSESGVDRGVFKVWMHNNKNTFGKKDQPQPPQLTNNLTDISPNTNGIGYGPNGGASASAAVHFHPHHLHESSNNDMKHSIHGQDLSHSAHALGANGSSSSS; this comes from the coding sequence ATGGATCACCCGTTGAGCAATTCAACACCCACTAATGCAGCTGTACTCAAGACTCCGGAGGCTGACACTGAAACTCCCACCAGGATCCAGCCCGCCAGCAACCCGTCGCCCTTCAGCAACGGGGTTCTGAAGCGCCACGCGCCGCTGCACGTTCATCACgggggtggtggtggtggttgtTTCGGCAGCCACCATCCCGTGGTGGTCACCTACAAGGAATGCTTGAAGAACCACGCAGCGAGCCTTGGGGGCCACGCGGTTGATGGCTGTGGGGAGTTTATGCCGTCTCCTGCGTCCAACCCTGCGGAGCCCACGTCTCTGAAATGCGCGGCGTGCGGCTGTCACCGGAACTTCCACCGCCGGGAGCCTGATGAGCCGCCGCTTGTTCTGCCTAATGCTACTCCGGCTTTGGAGTACCATCCCCACCACCGCCACCACCCCCTTCCGCCGGCTGGCGCGTCTAACCGCGggaacagcagcagcagcccgAACAATTCACCGTCCCCGCCGCCGATCTCTTCTTCTTACTACCCCTCTGCGCCCCACATGCTGCTGGCGCTCAGCCACGGGTTATCCGTCCCGCCTCCGGATAGCAACCAGCCAATTCCAATCTCCATAAACGCTTCTTCAACCCCTCTCTCGTCCAGCCCAAACAGCCGCAAGCGTTTCCGGACGAAGTTCACGCAGGATCAGAAGGAGAGAATGTTCGGACTCGCTGAAAGAATCGGCTGGAAAATGCAGAAAAAAGACGAGGATTTGATCTCAGAATTCTGCAGCGAAAGCGGAGTCGACAGAGGAGTTTTCAAAGTGTGGATGCACAATAACAAGAATACTTTTGGTAAAAAAGATCAACCTCAACCCCCCCAGTTAACTAACAATCTTACTGATATATCCCCCAACACTAATGGCATTGGATACGGTCCCAACGGTGGCGCCTCCGCCTCCGCCGCCGTCCACTTCCACCCCCACCACCTTCATGAAAGCAGTAATAATGACATGAAACACAGCATCCATGGACAAGATTTGAGCCACAGCGCACATGCTCTGGGCGCTAATGGGTCGTCTTCATCTTCTTGA
- the LOC142531560 gene encoding uncharacterized protein LOC142531560 isoform X2, giving the protein MGMAKYVNSSDPCLKMRQINQFYKNRKNSNSPNHVAIPACEQSRSALIDVVILIAVIGAFGVLLYPCAKILVHKTIEFGEEILEVLSEEIVGAPMVFGCLGLSMLFSASALVAITLFMDRKCGKWGCRGLRNAAEFDIQLETGEHVKKANYPAKNAIKKGLFELPRDHHRELEAELKKLAPANGRAVLVFRARCGCSVGRMEVPGPKKSGKDKK; this is encoded by the coding sequence ATGGGCATGGCTAAATATGTGAACTCGAGCGACCCTTGTTTGAAAATGAGGCAAATTAATCAATTTTACAAGAACAGGAAGAATTCCAACTCCCCAAATCATGTTGCGATCCCCGCCTGTGAGCAATCACGCTCTGCTCTGATTGATGTCGTAATCTTGATTGCTGTGATTGGCGCTTTTGGGGTTTTACTCTATCCCTGTGCCAAGATTTTAGTGCACAAAACCATCGAATTCGGTGAAGAAATCTTGGAAGTTCTGAGTGAGGAAATTGTCGGTGCTCCTATGGTGTTTGGATGTTTAGGCCTTAGCATGTTGTTTTCAGCGTCCGCACTTGTGGCAATCACACTGTTTATGGATAGAAAGTGCGGAAAATGGGGATGTAGAGGGCTTCGCAACGCGGCTGAATTCGACATTCAGTTAGAGACAGGAGAGCATGTAAAGAAGGCAAACTATCCAGCCAAAAATGCAATAAAGAAGGGACTGTTTGAATTGCCTCGTGATCACCATAGGGAATTGGAGGCAGAGCTCAAGAAACTGGCGCCTGCAAACGGGAGGGCGGTTCTGGTTTTCCGAGCTAGGTGTGGTTGTTCTGTTGGCAGAATGGAAGTTCCGGGGCCAAAAAAATCTGGAAAGGATAAGAAGTAG